One bacterium genomic window, GTCGTGTATCCTGTTGAACGTGGAGTTGTCATGAACCCATGAACCCATCCAGGTTGTTTCGAGCTTGTTTTTGTCGAATGTACAGCGGCTGATGTCATTGTGATGGCCGTTCTCAATGATGAGGAACTGCTGGCAGTCATGAAAGTTGATTCCCTGCACCGAAATGAACGACCCGCCAACGATATGAATTGCATATCGAGTGCCCTCGACCGTCACCTGCTCATTATCGAAACAGGCATATGTTATTCTCTCCGTATCCGATTTTCCCGATCGGACCGGGGCAATATGACTTTCATAGACTCCGGCTCTCAAATACACCGTGTCGCCGGCCTGCACATAAGCATTCGCCGTGTCCAGCGCGCAGGGAGTCATGATGTTTGCCGATTGACTCCATGTCGCTGTGCCTGAAGGAGATACATAATGTTCGGCGGCAAAAAGACCGGATACCGTGATACCGAGAAATGCGACCATGCACAGAACTTTTTTCATCATACCAGTCCTCACATTTCCCCGTTCATCATCGACCTTTGGCTTTTTTGAAAAACTTCAGGACAAGACAATAGTATTCACACAATGCGGGAGCGGGATTATCACCATTTCTCGCGGCGTTCATCGACATCGATGATACGGATATACGACTGCTCATATTCGGTGACAAGCTCGAGGATGCCGTCGCTGTCGACATCGATAAGGTAGAGGCGGTCGCCGAGCGGTATGTCGCTTTCCCATTTGACATTCTTGAACTTCGAGCTCAGAATCGTACCGGAATTGAGAATGATTTCAACTTCCGGATCGGTGTCCACATTGCCGATAACCATATCGGTCGCCGTGTAAACCTGCGTTGAGGTCCATTCCTCGAACTGGGATTTGGGATCGAACTGTACGAGCTTGCCGGGGAGACCGGGTTTATTGGCGATGAAGAGTATCTCTTTCTGGGGATCGTCATCGATATTTGCCACGATCATGCAGCTTATCCCGAGGTAGGTCTGCTCGGGCGTTCTGTACTTGAGATCATGGTTCCTGTATCCGTAAATGAAGATATTGCCCTGCGTGGTATAAGCCACAATTTCGGGCTCGCCGTCGCTGTCGATATCATCCACGAAAATACCGCGAACAGGCGCAGTGAGCGGGGGGCTTTTCCATATTTCCTTGAAATTGCCGTCATTATCGGCCTCGAGCTGACGGATGAATCCTTTTTCCTCGCCGTAAACGATACCCCGCAGGTTAAAATCATCGTCAATGATGGTTTTCATAGTCCGGAGATTGGCTATGGGAACATTGTAAATCGACAGCTCCTCCCTGACAAGTTCGGATTTTCTGGTCTGAACGGCCGTTCTTCGTGTTCCGGGAGTTTTTGCCGGGGATTCGGCCGTTTTACCGGAATCGGCCGGAGCCAGTACGGGAGTTGTTTCTGCTTCCTGTGATTCCTCCTCTTTTCCCGGCTCCTTCTGCTGAGGAGTGGTCCCGACAGGCTTTTTTTCCCGTACGATACCATCCGGGGCGCCCTTTATGGGTTTTTCCGGTGTGATGATATTTTTTGGAAGCGGGAACGGCAGCTCACCGGCCTTTTCTTCCTCTTTCGGGGCAGTATCATCCTTTTCCTTTGTGTTTTCCCTGTTTTGGGCGATGTACAAGACGGACGACTGCTGCTCCGGCGAATCGTGAGCGGGTGATATTCCTTTTTCCTGAGCGGGGGTTGACAGCGGGAGCATGAGCCAGGCAAGTACCGCTCCAAACAACATATTCATAACAGACTCCTCCGGTGAATCGTTCAGCTATCGGCAGCGAGCTTCCGGCATTCGGAAAAATACAGCAGACAAAGAATTTCTGCCGGCAGTATCACTGCACCGTATACATGTGGTGTGTGTAAACTCTACCTGTCAATAGCTGTCGTTCGCTGGCATGCTCCTTTTTACGATCAGGAAGGTGTACACTTCCGTATGATGTCATAGACGGTCATGAGCGGAATGTTTCTTTCACGGGCGATGCGTGCGCAGTCGTCATATTCCGGAGCGCACCGTTCCGAGCCGCCGATATATGCTGTTTTTACCCGCACGGGGCCGAATTCGGTCTGGACTGTTCCGGCCTTGCGGTCGAGAACCTTTCTCATGACCCTGCTGATCCGGACGCCGAGGGTAGTCGTTTCGGAAAAAAGCATCGAGACCATGGTGTCTTTGAGGGAATCGTCCGTGAGAATACTGAGCAGTGTCCCGGGACGCCCTTTTTTCATGAATATAGAACACATATACACATCTTTGGCACCCGCGGCAAGCAGTTTTTCGGTAAGATACCCGAAAATCTCGGGATTCATGTTATCGATGTTGGTTTCGATCAGAACTGAATGGTCTTCGTTTGCGGAATGGGTAACGCTGCCGATGGATATCCTGAGCACGTTCGGAAATGCCTGGCTCTCCCTCGTCCCCGCGCCGTATCCGGCCGTTTCAGCCACAAAGTTGTCGAGCGCGCCGTACGAGGATGCAAGCGTCGTTATAATTGCCGCCCCGGTGGGAGTTGTCAGCTCGCCTGTACGGTCGGTACGAACCACGGGGATACCCTTTGTCAGCTCCACGACAGCCGGGACGGGAACCGGCATGACACCGTGCGCGCAGGTAACCGTGCCCGTGCCGAAACTGAGCGGAGTCGAAACAACCGTGCCAACGCCGAAATAGTCGAGACCGATGCAGGCTCCCACGACATCGACGATTGCATCGAGCGCGCCGACCTCGTGAAAATGGATTTTCTCGGGGGTCGTGTCATGCACCTTCGCTTCGGCTTCGGCGAGACGGGTAAATATACTGACCGCCCGTTCCTTGATTCCGCTCGAAAGAGTGCTCGATTCGATGATATTCCTTATATGTGAAAGGTGACGGTGTTCGTGCTGATGACCGGTGATGACATCCACATGGACAGCCGCGATACCGGCGCGCATCACCTGTTCCTGTTTCAGCTCGAAACCGCCGACACCCAATTTTTCCAGTTCCGCCGTGAGCACATCGAGCGGCATGCCGCCCGCAACAAGCGCTCCCAGAATCATATCTCCCGAAATCCCGAACATGCAGTCAAAATAAGCAGTTTTCATTTAACCCCCGGATCAAGTACGTTTACCGGACAGTCCCGTCCGGTTGATGAGGCTTGCGGCATATCCCGCCCCGAAGCCGTTGTCGATATTGACCACTGTAACTCCCGAAGCGCACGAGTTGAGCATGGTGAGGAGCGCAGCGAGGCCGTTAAAGGAGGCGCCGTACCCGACACTGGTCGGACAGGCGACAACCGGTATATCCACAAGCCCGCCGACAACGCTCGCCAGCGCGCCTTCCATACCGGCGACCACAACGATGCAGGACGCCGACATGATGATATTACGCCGCGCGAGCAGGCGATGAATACCCGCTACGCCGACATCATAGAGAGATTTTACATCATTTTTCATGGCGCGGGCTGTAACGACCGCTTCCTCGGCCACGGGGAGGTCGGATGTGCCTGCCGAAATCACGAGTATGGTGCCATGCGTCGATTCGTGGGCCGGTTCGGGCATTCCGACCACGAAGGTACGGGCGAGGTCGTTCCGGTATTCCCCGGGAAACCGCGCGTCAAGGGCATCGAGCGCTTGCCCGGATAATCTTGTGGCAAGGACGACGCTCTCGTGCTTCACGATTTCCTCTGCGATACGGACGATCTGATCGGTGGTTTTGTTCTGACCGAAAATGACTTCAGGGAAACCCTGCCGCCTGCTCCGGTGATGATCGACATTGGCGAAGCCCAGGTCGCCGAAATAATGTGACTCGATGAGCTTCTCCGCTTCTTCGACGGTTAATCCGCCGGAATGGAGCTGCTCCAGGATCGATTGTATCTCGCTCTGTTTCATGATTCCACCACTTCGGTATGTGTGTGATCGATTGTTACCATTTTCTCCAGTGATTCAAGAAATGCCGCG contains:
- the larB gene encoding nickel pincer cofactor biosynthesis protein LarB — translated: MKQSEIQSILEQLHSGGLTVEEAEKLIESHYFGDLGFANVDHHRSRRQGFPEVIFGQNKTTDQIVRIAEEIVKHESVVLATRLSGQALDALDARFPGEYRNDLARTFVVGMPEPAHESTHGTILVISAGTSDLPVAEEAVVTARAMKNDVKSLYDVGVAGIHRLLARRNIIMSASCIVVVAGMEGALASVVGGLVDIPVVACPTSVGYGASFNGLAALLTMLNSCASGVTVVNIDNGFGAGYAASLINRTGLSGKRT
- the larC gene encoding nickel pincer cofactor biosynthesis protein LarC, which codes for MKTAYFDCMFGISGDMILGALVAGGMPLDVLTAELEKLGVGGFELKQEQVMRAGIAAVHVDVITGHQHEHRHLSHIRNIIESSTLSSGIKERAVSIFTRLAEAEAKVHDTTPEKIHFHEVGALDAIVDVVGACIGLDYFGVGTVVSTPLSFGTGTVTCAHGVMPVPVPAVVELTKGIPVVRTDRTGELTTPTGAAIITTLASSYGALDNFVAETAGYGAGTRESQAFPNVLRISIGSVTHSANEDHSVLIETNIDNMNPEIFGYLTEKLLAAGAKDVYMCSIFMKKGRPGTLLSILTDDSLKDTMVSMLFSETTTLGVRISRVMRKVLDRKAGTVQTEFGPVRVKTAYIGGSERCAPEYDDCARIARERNIPLMTVYDIIRKCTPS